A genome region from Lactobacillus sp. ESL0791 includes the following:
- a CDS encoding F0F1 ATP synthase subunit gamma, with protein MPASLLELKKKIASVKQTGKITEAMHMVSASKLNQTEKRDQGYTVYNDHVRETLSHLMSTQVIDHLRKEKIKVDEENIAKIDYANVFGLGIASDMIKERKEVKSTGYLVVTGNRGLVGSYNSAVIKNMMGLFEDSKAQNKDVKVLAIGSVGAQFFQKNNLNVVYENDDITDVPTFSEVLPIVSTAIKMYLNGVYDELYVCYTHHINSLSSAFRVEKMLPIVDLDIGVEEAEAHKELEYDIKPDINTVLATLIPQYARSTIYGAILDAKTAEHASSMTAMQSATDNVDDLVSSLSTELNRARQAEITTEITEIVSGANALE; from the coding sequence ATGCCTGCATCTTTACTTGAGTTGAAGAAAAAAATTGCTTCGGTTAAGCAAACCGGTAAAATTACCGAGGCCATGCATATGGTTTCGGCATCGAAACTAAATCAAACCGAAAAACGTGATCAGGGTTATACAGTTTACAATGATCATGTGCGCGAGACTTTATCACACTTAATGAGTACGCAAGTAATTGATCACTTGCGTAAAGAAAAAATTAAAGTTGATGAAGAAAATATCGCTAAGATTGATTACGCCAATGTTTTTGGTCTGGGAATTGCTTCGGACATGATTAAGGAACGCAAAGAGGTCAAATCCACTGGTTACCTAGTTGTTACTGGCAACCGAGGACTTGTTGGTTCTTATAATAGTGCGGTCATTAAAAATATGATGGGGTTGTTTGAGGATTCCAAGGCGCAAAATAAAGACGTTAAGGTTTTGGCTATCGGTTCTGTTGGCGCTCAGTTTTTCCAAAAGAATAATCTGAATGTTGTTTATGAAAATGACGACATTACGGATGTGCCAACATTTAGCGAGGTTTTACCAATTGTTTCAACCGCGATTAAAATGTATTTAAATGGAGTTTATGATGAGCTGTATGTTTGTTACACTCACCATATCAACTCACTGTCATCTGCATTTCGGGTTGAAAAAATGTTGCCGATCGTTGATTTAGACATCGGTGTTGAGGAAGCCGAAGCTCACAAAGAATTAGAATACGATATTAAGCCGGATATTAACACTGTGTTAGCAACGCTGATCCCGCAGTATGCGCGTTCAACGATATATGGTGCCATTTTAGACGCCAAAACTGCTGAACATGCTAGTTCAATGACAGCAATGCAAAGTGCAACAGATAATGTTGATGATTTAGTGTCAAGTTTAAGTACTGAATTAAACCGTGCAAGACAGGCAGAAATCACCACTGAAATAACCGAAATTGTCAGTGGTGCTAATGCCCTAGAATAA
- the atpD gene encoding F0F1 ATP synthase subunit beta, translating into MSEGEVVQVIGPVVDVKFPLGKDLPDINNALRVIKSDTETVVLEVTLEMGDGVLRTISMESTNGLRRGMKVEDTGGPISVPVGDDTLGRVFNVLGEPIDNGPEFAKDHPRNSIHRSAPKFKDLTTSEEILETGIKVIDLLEPYVRGGKVGLFGGAGVGKTTIIQELIHNIAQEHGGISVFTGVGERTREGNDLYFEMKASGVLSKTAMVFGQMNEPPGARMRVALTGLTLAEYFRDVEGQDVLLFIDNIFRFTQAGSEVSALLGRMPSAVGYQPTLATEMGQLQERITSTTKGSITSIQAVYVPADDYTDPAPATTFAHLDATTNLERSLVEQGIYPAVDPLQSTSSALDPEVVGKEHYEVATGVQHILQRYHELQDIISVLGMDELSDEEKVIVSRARKIQFFLSQNFFVAEQFTGIPGSYVPIKDTIKGFKMILDGHLDDLPEDAFRSVGPIEDVLQKAQKMGVTPSDPEAKALLEK; encoded by the coding sequence TTGAGTGAAGGCGAAGTTGTTCAAGTAATCGGCCCAGTTGTCGATGTTAAATTTCCACTCGGTAAGGACTTACCTGATATTAATAATGCTCTTCGGGTAATTAAGTCTGATACAGAAACCGTTGTTCTTGAGGTAACACTTGAGATGGGCGATGGTGTACTGAGAACGATCTCGATGGAATCTACCAATGGCCTTCGGCGTGGAATGAAGGTCGAAGATACCGGCGGTCCGATCTCTGTACCCGTTGGCGATGATACTTTGGGACGTGTATTTAACGTTTTAGGTGAGCCGATTGATAATGGCCCAGAATTTGCCAAAGATCATCCTCGTAATAGCATTCATCGGTCAGCACCAAAGTTTAAAGATTTAACTACTAGTGAGGAAATTCTTGAAACGGGAATTAAAGTAATTGATCTTCTCGAGCCTTATGTTCGGGGCGGAAAAGTTGGTTTATTCGGTGGTGCCGGTGTTGGTAAAACTACGATCATTCAGGAATTGATTCATAATATTGCCCAGGAGCACGGCGGTATTTCTGTCTTTACTGGTGTTGGTGAAAGAACTCGTGAAGGTAATGACCTTTACTTTGAAATGAAGGCTTCGGGGGTTTTAAGTAAAACCGCAATGGTTTTCGGGCAAATGAATGAGCCGCCTGGTGCCAGAATGCGGGTTGCGCTTACAGGCTTGACCTTAGCTGAATACTTTAGAGATGTTGAAGGGCAAGATGTTTTACTCTTTATCGACAATATCTTTCGCTTTACCCAGGCGGGATCAGAAGTTTCCGCTTTACTTGGCCGGATGCCAAGTGCCGTAGGTTATCAGCCAACTTTGGCAACTGAAATGGGGCAATTGCAGGAAAGAATCACTTCGACGACAAAGGGTTCGATTACTTCAATTCAAGCCGTTTATGTTCCTGCGGATGACTATACTGACCCAGCTCCAGCGACAACATTTGCTCACCTTGATGCAACCACTAACCTGGAGCGTAGTTTAGTTGAGCAAGGAATTTATCCGGCCGTTGATCCGCTTCAGTCCACTTCAAGTGCCCTTGATCCAGAAGTTGTGGGCAAGGAACACTATGAAGTGGCAACGGGCGTACAGCATATTTTGCAGCGTTATCATGAGTTGCAGGATATTATTTCGGTTTTGGGAATGGATGAATTGTCCGATGAAGAAAAGGTAATTGTAAGTAGAGCCCGGAAAATCCAGTTCTTCTTATCGCAGAATTTCTTTGTTGCGGAACAGTTTACCGGTATACCTGGTTCTTATGTGCCGATTAAGGATACGATTAAGGGCTTTAAAATGATTCTAGATGGTCATTTAGATGATTTGCCGGAAGATGCGTTTCGTAGTGTTGGCCCAATCGAAGATGTTTTGCAAAAAGCGCAAAAGATGGGCGTTACACCAAGCGATCCCGAAGCAAAAGCTTTGTTAGAAAAGTAG
- a CDS encoding F0F1 ATP synthase subunit epsilon has translation MADPEKLFQVNIVTPDGVIYSHRASLISMRAIDGVRSVMYDHLPILTPLAIGEVKIKRSQEMSQAVNHIAVSGGYFEFSNNVATIIADTAELSRNIDVSRAQEARDRAQKRLKEAKEKHDRMSIERAQVALRRAVNRISVYNSK, from the coding sequence ATGGCAGATCCAGAAAAACTTTTCCAGGTTAACATTGTGACACCTGATGGGGTGATTTATTCGCATCGTGCGAGCTTGATTTCAATGCGTGCAATCGATGGTGTTCGCTCAGTAATGTATGATCACCTGCCAATTTTGACGCCGCTGGCAATTGGTGAAGTCAAAATTAAGCGCAGTCAAGAAATGAGCCAAGCGGTAAATCATATTGCTGTCAGTGGTGGTTATTTCGAGTTTTCTAATAATGTTGCAACCATCATTGCCGATACCGCGGAATTGTCACGCAATATTGATGTTTCGCGGGCACAGGAAGCCAGAGATCGAGCCCAAAAGCGGTTAAAGGAAGCAAAAGAAAAGCATGACCGAATGTCAATTGAGAGAGCTCAAGTTGCATTAAGACGAGCTGTAAACCGCATTAGCGTTTACAATTCAAAATAA
- a CDS encoding DUF1146 family protein produces MVQLGIHAVINLIIYFITIALSFQALKAIQIEKFVRKGHTFAAQIIILFSSIALGYLVGSFFVTLINTSLQLSNFF; encoded by the coding sequence ATGGTTCAACTTGGAATTCATGCCGTAATTAACCTGATAATTTATTTCATTACGATTGCACTTTCATTTCAAGCGCTGAAAGCAATTCAAATAGAGAAGTTTGTTCGCAAAGGCCATACTTTTGCTGCCCAAATTATTATTTTGTTTTCATCAATTGCCTTGGGTTATCTGGTAGGCAGCTTTTTTGTGACGTTAATTAATACTTCATTGCAGCTCAGCAATTTCTTTTAA
- a CDS encoding rod shape-determining protein produces the protein MARDIGIDLGTANVLINVSGKGIVLNEPSVVAVDTTTNKVAAVGRDAYEMVGRTPGNIRVIRPLKNGVIADFDVTEEMLSYFIEKLNVKGFMSKPNTLICAPTGVTSIEQKAIIQAAEKSGGGKVYLDFEPKVAAVGAGLDIFKPQGNIVIDIGGGTTDIAVLSMGEIVTSQSMHYAGDRMNQDVVSYIKNKHNLLIGSRTAEQIKIEIGSAFEPDKDAQITVRGRDIVDGLPKQVTVTAPEIQEALHDGLMSIIASTKEVLEATPPELSADIIDRGIMLTGGGALLKNIDKLISYYLKVPVLAADHPLESVALGTGILLKNIEKHRLY, from the coding sequence GTGGCACGAGATATAGGAATTGATTTGGGAACAGCAAACGTATTGATTAATGTTTCCGGTAAAGGAATTGTTTTAAATGAGCCGTCGGTTGTTGCGGTTGATACAACAACCAATAAGGTTGCAGCTGTTGGTAGGGACGCGTATGAAATGGTCGGCAGGACGCCTGGTAATATTAGAGTGATTCGACCGCTGAAAAATGGAGTAATTGCCGATTTTGATGTTACCGAGGAGATGTTGTCGTATTTTATTGAAAAATTAAATGTTAAGGGCTTTATGTCTAAGCCTAATACACTTATTTGTGCACCAACAGGTGTGACATCGATTGAGCAAAAAGCGATTATTCAAGCTGCTGAAAAATCTGGCGGCGGCAAAGTTTATTTAGACTTTGAACCGAAAGTTGCAGCTGTTGGTGCGGGCTTAGATATTTTTAAGCCGCAAGGCAATATTGTGATTGATATTGGCGGTGGGACAACCGACATTGCGGTTTTGTCAATGGGCGAAATTGTTACCAGTCAATCGATGCATTATGCCGGTGATCGGATGAACCAGGATGTTGTTTCTTATATTAAAAATAAGCATAATTTACTGATTGGTTCACGGACCGCAGAACAAATTAAGATTGAAATTGGCAGTGCATTTGAACCAGATAAGGATGCCCAAATTACCGTTCGCGGGCGCGACATTGTTGACGGGCTGCCTAAACAGGTAACTGTGACTGCACCCGAAATTCAGGAAGCACTTCATGACGGATTGATGTCAATTATCGCGTCGACTAAGGAAGTACTGGAAGCAACACCACCAGAGTTGTCGGCCGATATTATTGACCGCGGAATTATGCTGACTGGCGGTGGGGCACTGCTGAAAAATATTGATAAGCTAATTTCGTATTATCTAAAAGTTCCGGTACTAGCAGCGGATCACCCATTGGAATCTGTTGCCTTGGGAACAGGAATTTTGCTGAAAAATATTGAAAAGCACAGACTGTATTAA
- the yidD gene encoding membrane protein insertion efficiency factor YidD produces the protein MRRILIWLVRVYQKFISPVLPDSCRYYPTCSSYMIDALKKHGPVLGLIMGICRVLRCNPFVRGGVDPVPDNFTIFRNPHPERYEDAIIARKFHPNNK, from the coding sequence TTGCGGCGAATATTAATTTGGCTGGTGCGCGTATACCAAAAATTTATTTCACCGGTTTTGCCTGATAGCTGTCGCTATTATCCGACCTGTTCGAGTTATATGATTGATGCCTTGAAAAAACACGGACCAGTTTTGGGTTTAATCATGGGAATTTGCCGGGTATTGCGCTGCAACCCATTTGTTCGGGGCGGGGTGGATCCAGTTCCGGACAATTTTACGATTTTTCGCAATCCGCATCCGGAGCGTTATGAAGATGCGATTATTGCCCGCAAGTTTCACCCTAATAATAAGTAG
- a CDS encoding DUF2969 domain-containing protein, whose translation MSKKAENIDIEVNELKGKNVPTWEVVIPNKKAIGLIEKAEGRYRVTTTKTNKILFAKNFESSINDLLSYFALHEK comes from the coding sequence ATGTCAAAAAAAGCCGAAAACATTGATATTGAAGTAAATGAGCTTAAGGGAAAAAATGTCCCAACCTGGGAAGTAGTGATTCCGAATAAGAAGGCAATTGGCTTGATTGAAAAAGCCGAAGGCCGCTACCGGGTTACGACAACTAAAACGAATAAGATTTTGTTTGCCAAAAATTTTGAAAGCAGCATAAATGATTTGCTGTCATATTTTGCCTTACATGAAAAATAA
- a CDS encoding FtsW/RodA/SpoVE family cell cycle protein: protein MVKVENKTSLVDRIAWNIVIPVAILAVVSLYSIYFAAGDDPSHMGTPFKALIMQALWYIISVIAVLFVIQFDAEQLFKLAPYAYGVGIFLLIAVLFFYNRSIAASTGAHSWFKLGPISFQPSEVMKPAFILMLARVVNEHNKKFKHTVQNDWHLLEKIVGWFLPVAVLLILQKDFGTMLVFIAIAGGVVLVSGISWKIIIPVYGFVFILGAVIIVMVTTPNGQAFLSHFFKAYQFDRIKSWLSPSTDTSKSGYQLWLSMQAIGSGQIFGNGFGKLSVYVPVRGSDMVYSVIGESFGFVGSVALILVYLYLIIQMVKIAFDTKNAFYSYISTGVIMMILFHVFENIGMSIDLLPLTGIPLPFVSQGGSALIGNMIGIGMILSMKFHHKDYMFSTAGDF, encoded by the coding sequence ATGGTTAAAGTAGAAAATAAAACAAGTCTTGTTGACCGTATTGCGTGGAATATTGTTATTCCTGTAGCAATTTTAGCGGTAGTCAGTTTATATTCAATTTATTTTGCGGCTGGTGATGATCCGAGTCACATGGGCACACCGTTTAAGGCGCTGATCATGCAGGCTTTATGGTATATAATTTCGGTGATTGCTGTTCTTTTTGTCATTCAGTTTGATGCGGAACAATTATTTAAGCTCGCCCCTTATGCCTATGGTGTCGGTATTTTTCTGTTGATTGCGGTTTTGTTTTTTTACAATCGCAGTATTGCTGCAAGTACGGGAGCCCATAGCTGGTTCAAGCTGGGGCCGATCTCTTTTCAGCCGTCGGAGGTTATGAAGCCCGCTTTTATTTTGATGCTGGCACGCGTGGTTAATGAGCATAATAAAAAGTTCAAGCACACTGTGCAAAATGATTGGCACCTGCTTGAAAAAATCGTCGGCTGGTTCTTACCGGTTGCGGTTTTGTTAATTTTGCAAAAAGACTTTGGAACAATGCTGGTCTTTATTGCCATTGCTGGTGGTGTAGTACTAGTTTCGGGAATCTCTTGGAAAATAATTATTCCGGTCTATGGTTTTGTCTTTATTCTAGGTGCGGTGATCATCGTAATGGTTACCACACCTAACGGACAGGCTTTTTTAAGTCATTTCTTTAAGGCTTACCAATTTGACCGAATCAAATCCTGGCTGAGCCCGTCAACCGATACTTCTAAAAGCGGCTACCAGCTGTGGCTCAGTATGCAAGCAATCGGTTCGGGACAAATTTTTGGTAATGGTTTTGGCAAATTAAGTGTTTATGTTCCAGTCCGCGGTTCCGATATGGTTTATTCGGTTATCGGTGAAAGTTTTGGCTTTGTGGGCAGTGTTGCCCTAATCTTGGTTTACTTATACCTGATTATTCAGATGGTTAAGATTGCCTTTGATACCAAGAATGCTTTTTATTCCTATATTTCAACTGGGGTCATCATGATGATTTTGTTCCACGTCTTTGAAAATATTGGGATGAGCATTGATCTTTTGCCGCTGACGGGAATTCCACTGCCGTTTGTTTCGCAAGGAGGTTCGGCCCTGATTGGTAATATGATTGGTATTGGCATGATTTTGTCAATGAAATTTCACCACAAGGACTACATGTTTAGTACGGCCGGCGATTTTTAA
- a CDS encoding universal stress protein: MLKQYQHIQVSVDGSKEADLAFNKSVGIAQRNGATLEILHVIDTRSFQNVSSFDSEMVEQVSSDAEVKMKKYYEKAQKAGVKEVHYSIEFGSPKAIIAHEFPKKHDIDLIVLGATGLNAVERLLIGSVTEYVTRTANYDVLVCRTENNQ; encoded by the coding sequence ATGTTGAAACAATACCAACACATTCAAGTTTCAGTTGATGGTTCAAAAGAAGCAGATTTAGCCTTCAATAAATCCGTGGGCATTGCCCAAAGAAACGGTGCAACATTGGAAATCTTACATGTGATTGATACCCGGTCCTTTCAGAATGTTTCCAGCTTTGATTCGGAAATGGTGGAACAGGTATCAAGTGATGCAGAAGTTAAGATGAAAAAGTACTATGAGAAGGCACAAAAGGCCGGTGTAAAGGAAGTTCATTACTCAATTGAATTTGGTTCACCTAAAGCAATCATTGCACACGAGTTTCCAAAGAAACATGACATCGATTTGATTGTTTTAGGAGCAACTGGGCTCAACGCAGTCGAACGATTGTTGATCGGCAGCGTAACCGAATATGTCACCCGAACTGCCAATTATGATGTTCTGGTTTGCCGAACAGAAAATAATCAGTAA
- a CDS encoding replication-associated recombination protein A, which produces MKPLAYRMRPQNIEQVVGQQHLIGPGKIIRRMVEARLLSSMILYGPPGIGKTSIASAIAGSTKYAFRMLNAATDSKKQLEQVAAEGKMSGTVILLLDEIHRLDKTKQDYLLPLLESGQIILIGATTENPYISISPAIRSRCQIFELKPLAESDTKKAITRALTDEENGLGKYHVKLTADAEKLLIEKGNGDLRATLNGLELAVLSTKQEEADADKKATHLTIHQKEMADSLQVKSQNFDAHGDGHYDLVSAFQKSIRGSDVDAALHYLARLLESGDLISICRRLSVIAYEDIGLANPAAVQRAFSAVQAAQTLGLPEGRIPLANAVIELALSPKSNSAITAIDKALNDVQTKTTDQIPANLKDAHYSGAKKLGHGIGYIYPHAYPNDWVPQQYLPDNLVGSQYFLPKGNSKIEKAFKEQYQTLHKMQADGLK; this is translated from the coding sequence ATGAAACCACTAGCTTACCGGATGCGGCCGCAAAATATTGAACAAGTCGTCGGTCAGCAGCATCTAATTGGCCCAGGCAAAATTATTCGGCGAATGGTTGAGGCGCGACTTTTATCATCCATGATTCTTTACGGGCCGCCCGGAATTGGCAAGACCAGCATTGCCAGTGCAATTGCCGGCTCGACCAAGTATGCATTCCGCATGCTGAACGCCGCAACCGACAGCAAAAAGCAGCTAGAGCAAGTCGCCGCCGAAGGCAAAATGAGCGGGACGGTTATTCTTTTACTAGATGAAATTCATCGTTTAGACAAGACCAAGCAGGATTACCTTCTGCCGCTTCTTGAATCGGGACAAATCATTTTAATCGGGGCAACAACAGAAAATCCCTACATTTCAATCTCACCGGCAATCCGCTCCCGCTGTCAAATATTCGAATTAAAACCACTTGCTGAAAGTGACACAAAAAAAGCAATCACTCGGGCATTAACCGACGAAGAAAACGGCCTAGGCAAATACCACGTCAAGTTAACTGCTGATGCCGAAAAATTGTTAATCGAAAAAGGCAATGGTGATCTGCGAGCAACCCTGAACGGTCTTGAATTGGCGGTTTTATCAACTAAGCAGGAAGAAGCAGATGCAGACAAAAAAGCCACCCATTTAACAATCCATCAAAAGGAAATGGCAGACTCGCTTCAGGTTAAAAGCCAAAACTTTGATGCACACGGTGACGGTCACTATGATCTCGTTTCTGCTTTTCAAAAATCAATTCGCGGTTCTGACGTCGATGCCGCACTCCATTATTTGGCACGCCTGCTGGAATCTGGAGATCTGATTTCAATTTGCCGCCGGCTAAGCGTAATTGCCTATGAAGATATCGGCTTAGCTAACCCCGCTGCTGTGCAGCGGGCTTTTAGCGCCGTCCAAGCAGCCCAAACTTTGGGCTTACCCGAAGGAAGGATTCCCTTAGCCAACGCGGTAATCGAACTCGCCCTCTCGCCAAAAAGCAATAGTGCAATTACTGCAATTGATAAGGCACTAAACGATGTTCAAACAAAAACGACTGACCAAATTCCAGCGAACTTAAAGGATGCTCATTATTCTGGTGCTAAAAAGTTGGGCCACGGCATAGGCTATATCTACCCACATGCCTATCCTAATGACTGGGTGCCGCAGCAATATCTTCCTGATAACTTGGTCGGCAGCCAATATTTTTTGCCTAAAGGAAATTCCAAAATTGAAAAAGCATTCAAAGAGCAATACCAGACCTTGCACAAAATGCAGGCTGATGGACTTAAATAA
- a CDS encoding YueI family protein — MTEDLNTRVENAAQGITPQTKPDERRQYLGSLRERVLLRMNNSEVKDPNLTRLFLDHILDYRGYTILINGKMSADDFLGKIEASCSQNNIPFTLVNNETAKTGNQDTAILVVANAAINKMRIEIGQVYPPEMPKTQLEQPQKKTGFWHRLLHGDN; from the coding sequence ATGACTGAAGATTTAAATACGCGCGTTGAAAATGCAGCTCAAGGCATTACGCCGCAGACTAAACCAGATGAACGGAGACAATATTTAGGCTCACTGCGTGAACGGGTTTTGTTGCGGATGAATAACAGTGAGGTAAAGGATCCTAATTTAACCCGCTTATTTTTAGACCACATACTGGATTATCGCGGCTACACGATTTTAATTAACGGCAAAATGAGTGCTGACGACTTTTTAGGAAAAATTGAAGCCAGTTGCAGCCAAAACAATATTCCTTTTACCCTTGTCAACAATGAAACCGCCAAAACCGGCAACCAAGATACCGCCATTTTGGTTGTCGCAAATGCTGCCATCAATAAAATGCGGATCGAAATTGGTCAAGTGTATCCTCCGGAAATGCCGAAAACTCAGCTGGAACAGCCACAGAAGAAAACCGGTTTTTGGCACCGTCTCCTGCACGGAGATAATTAA
- the rpsD gene encoding 30S ribosomal protein S4, with amino-acid sequence MSRYTGPSWKRSRRLGISLSGTGKELSRRNYAPGQHGPNSRGRLSEYGEQLHEKQKLRWMYGLNERQFRTLFKRAGKIREGEHGVNFMILLERRLDNLVYRLGLATTRDQARQLVNHGHITVDGKRVDIPSYEVSVGQVIGLKERSKNLQQVKDALDAVTARPSFVVFDDNKLEGSLVRLPERDEMEPEINEALVVEYYNKLL; translated from the coding sequence ATGTCAAGATATACAGGTCCAAGTTGGAAACGTTCAAGAAGATTGGGTATTTCCCTTTCAGGTACAGGCAAGGAACTTAGCCGTCGTAACTACGCTCCTGGTCAACATGGTCCGAACAGCCGCGGTCGTTTATCCGAATACGGCGAGCAATTGCACGAAAAGCAGAAGTTGCGCTGGATGTACGGTTTAAATGAACGACAATTCAGAACTTTGTTCAAACGTGCCGGCAAAATTCGTGAAGGTGAGCATGGTGTTAACTTCATGATTTTACTTGAGCGCCGCTTAGACAACTTAGTTTATCGTCTCGGTTTGGCAACAACTAGGGATCAGGCTAGACAACTTGTTAACCATGGTCACATTACTGTTGACGGCAAACGTGTCGACATTCCTTCCTACGAAGTTAGTGTCGGCCAAGTTATCGGTTTGAAAGAAAGATCCAAGAACCTGCAGCAAGTTAAAGATGCACTGGATGCAGTGACTGCTCGGCCATCATTTGTTGTTTTTGATGACAACAAGCTGGAAGGTTCACTTGTTAGGTTACCAGAACGTGACGAAATGGAACCAGAAATTAACGAAGCTCTTGTAGTTGAATACTACAACAAGTTACTTTAA
- the ezrA gene encoding septation ring formation regulator EzrA: MSSIQTLVVIALVLLVTSLVIFMLIMNKRQVNEIIAVDNTVNKIMAMRLEEDIARLKKMDLAGESLITLKTWQKSYQETAKKKLPDVKQLLRQAAEDNSRYRLFKARKNIKQAHEIIKPTFEDAKNTKAVFTDLLESNRENQQQYDALSGEYQQVRKSILATSFDFGSALDKLENELSSLEGDFVEAKNLSAQGDHVEAKRVLSKIKNDLTKLQEKLPKLKQAERQLEVIFQEQLSELSAAYKKMVAEKYYVAQINVLDEIKKIHDQIEGTKHFLTELDVEEIEQRNAKIKKEIANLYDVLAKEYQARPFVEENQSKILTLIAHEQVEAKNLLQKLRHIDESYELTHGELETSKKLVSEINDMNRQYTVDSQNIADGKAVYSEIKNSWLAMLERLHQIDDEQKKMADDVDGLYDAENVADDSIKRFKQEVALVYRRLERRNLPGKPDAFIQLYTLVVNEISHISEELNRVRINMEKISDELIQISDDVDRLKREADDIINSANLVELTVQYANKYPNNDTIKKAKKKTMQLYGQDYLYKEALDTIATAIEKVEPGAYQRLENLYYSEKNQK; encoded by the coding sequence ATGTCATCAATTCAAACCCTCGTCGTTATTGCCCTGGTTTTATTAGTTACGTCTCTTGTTATTTTTATGCTTATCATGAATAAGCGGCAAGTCAATGAAATTATAGCAGTCGACAATACAGTAAATAAAATAATGGCGATGCGTCTTGAAGAAGACATTGCCCGGCTGAAAAAAATGGACTTAGCGGGTGAAAGCCTGATTACTTTGAAAACATGGCAGAAGAGCTATCAGGAAACGGCAAAGAAAAAGCTGCCTGACGTTAAGCAGCTGCTTAGACAGGCTGCTGAAGATAATTCACGCTACCGTTTATTTAAGGCTCGAAAAAATATTAAACAGGCACATGAAATTATTAAGCCGACTTTTGAAGATGCAAAGAACACCAAAGCAGTTTTTACCGATCTGCTTGAATCTAACCGGGAAAATCAACAGCAGTATGATGCTTTAAGTGGGGAATATCAACAGGTACGTAAAAGCATTTTGGCAACCTCATTTGATTTTGGTTCGGCGCTAGATAAGTTAGAAAATGAGTTAAGTTCGCTGGAAGGTGATTTTGTCGAAGCCAAGAATTTGTCGGCACAGGGGGACCATGTCGAAGCTAAGCGGGTTTTATCGAAAATCAAAAACGATTTAACCAAACTCCAGGAAAAACTACCGAAGTTAAAACAGGCTGAGCGACAGCTGGAAGTGATTTTTCAAGAACAATTATCAGAACTGTCTGCTGCATATAAAAAAATGGTGGCAGAAAAATATTATGTTGCACAAATTAATGTTTTAGATGAGATTAAAAAGATTCATGACCAAATTGAGGGCACTAAACACTTTTTAACGGAACTTGATGTTGAAGAAATTGAACAGCGAAATGCAAAAATCAAAAAGGAAATTGCTAACCTGTATGATGTTCTGGCTAAGGAATATCAGGCGCGCCCGTTTGTTGAGGAAAATCAAAGTAAAATTTTAACTTTGATTGCCCATGAACAGGTCGAAGCCAAGAATCTGCTGCAAAAGCTGCGGCATATCGATGAAAGTTATGAGTTAACCCACGGAGAACTTGAGACAAGCAAGAAATTAGTTAGCGAAATTAATGATATGAATCGTCAGTATACGGTGGATTCGCAGAATATTGCTGATGGCAAAGCAGTATACTCGGAGATTAAGAATTCTTGGCTGGCGATGCTTGAACGCTTGCACCAAATTGATGACGAACAGAAAAAAATGGCGGATGATGTTGATGGTCTGTATGATGCGGAAAACGTTGCCGACGATTCAATTAAGCGCTTTAAGCAGGAAGTAGCACTTGTTTACCGTCGCCTTGAGCGGCGCAATTTGCCTGGCAAGCCTGATGCGTTTATTCAGCTGTATACCCTAGTTGTTAATGAAATTAGTCACATCAGCGAGGAATTGAATCGGGTACGAATTAATATGGAAAAAATTTCTGATGAACTGATTCAAATTTCTGATGATGTTGACCGTTTAAAGCGTGAGGCTGATGATATTATTAATTCGGCTAATTTGGTTGAGTTAACGGTCCAGTATGCGAATAAGTATCCCAATAATGACACAATTAAAAAAGCTAAAAAGAAGACAATGCAATTATATGGTCAAGACTATCTGTATAAAGAAGCCTTGGATACAATTGCAACAGCGATAGAAAAGGTAGAACCGGGAGCTTACCAGCGTCTGGAAAATCTTTACTACAGCGAAAAAAATCAAAAATAA